Proteins from a genomic interval of Chionomys nivalis chromosome 7, mChiNiv1.1, whole genome shotgun sequence:
- the Zpbp2 gene encoding zona pellucida-binding protein 2 isoform X1, with translation MRAWALFSAVLWSLVGVGTQRSSLFSKKGFVYGTIEQPVKIYVKLHHNSPVLICMDINRANKEIVDPAYLWIGPNENTLQGNRQINITNTGKLVVKDFIESLSGLYTCTLSYKTIKAETQEETTIKKRYDFMIFAYREPDYSYHMAVRFTTKSCVGRYNDLLFRVLKKILDNLISDLLCHVIEPSYKCHSVKIPEGDFVYELFIAFQVNPFAPGWKSVCNNSSDCEDATNRNILKARDRIEEFFRSQAYILHHHVNKTIPAMHFVDHSFQVVRIDNCRPGFGKNEGLHTNCASCCVVCSPGTFSPDADVTCQICVSVHTYGAKSCP, from the exons ATGCGCGCGTGGGCCCTCTTCTCCGCGGTGCTCTGGTCTCTCGTAGGAG TTGGAACGCAACGTTCTTCCTTATTCAGTAAGAAAGGCTTTGTGTACGGCACGATAGAACAGCCAG tgaaaaTATACGTAAAGTTACATCATAATAGCCCTGTCCTTATTTGTATGGATATTAATCGTGCTAATAAAGAAATAGTGGACCCCGCCTACTTATGGATCGGGCCAAATGAAAACACATTACAag GGAATCGccaaataaatataacaaacacaggaaaactggTGGTGAAAGATTTTATAGAGTCATTATCTGGACTTTACACGTGTACTCTTTCCTATAAGACTATCAAAGCAGAAACCCAAGAGGAAACTACAATAAAGAAGAGATATGACTTTATGATCTTTg CCTATCGTGAGCCTGATTATTCTTATCACATGGCTGTGCGCTTTACCACGAAATCGTGTGTAGGAAGATATAATGACCTGCTCTTTAGAGTGCTGAAGAAAATCCTGGATAATTTAATCTCTGATTTGTTGTGCCATGTCATAGAACCATCATATAAGTGCCATTCTGTTAAAATTCCGGAGGGCGACTTCGTGTATGAGCTATTCATAGCCTTTCAAG TGAATCCTTTTGCACCAGGCTGGAAAAGTGTGTGCAACAACTCTTCCGACTGTGAAGATGCCACTAACCGTAACATCCTCAAG GCAAGAGATCGGATAGAAGAGTTTTTCCGGAGCCAGGCATACATTTTGCACCATCACGTTAATAAAACTATACCAGCGATGCACTTTGTGGACCACAGTTTTCAAGTAGTGCGCATAGATAACTGTCGGCCAGGCTTTGGGAAGAACGAAGGTCTGCACACCAATTGTGCTAGCTGTTGCG TGGTCTGTAGTCCTGGTACATTCAGTCCTGATGCCGATGTCACCTGTCAGATCTGTGTTTCTGTCCATACCTACGGAGCTAAGTCTTGCCCATAA
- the Zpbp2 gene encoding zona pellucida-binding protein 2 isoform X3 yields the protein MRAWALFSAVLWSLVGVGTQRSSLFSKKGFVYGTIEQPVKIYVKLHHNSPVLICMDINRANKEIVDPAYLWIGPNENTLQGNRQINITNTGKLVVKDFIESLSGLYTCTLSYKTIKAETQEETTIKKRYDFMIFAYREPDYSYHMAVRFTTKSCVGRYNDLLFRVLKKILDNLISDLLCHVIEPSYKCHSVKIPEGDFVYELFIAFQVNPFAPGWKSVCNNSSDCEDATNRNILKWSVVLVHSVLMPMSPVRSVFLSIPTELSLAHKLQTQR from the exons ATGCGCGCGTGGGCCCTCTTCTCCGCGGTGCTCTGGTCTCTCGTAGGAG TTGGAACGCAACGTTCTTCCTTATTCAGTAAGAAAGGCTTTGTGTACGGCACGATAGAACAGCCAG tgaaaaTATACGTAAAGTTACATCATAATAGCCCTGTCCTTATTTGTATGGATATTAATCGTGCTAATAAAGAAATAGTGGACCCCGCCTACTTATGGATCGGGCCAAATGAAAACACATTACAag GGAATCGccaaataaatataacaaacacaggaaaactggTGGTGAAAGATTTTATAGAGTCATTATCTGGACTTTACACGTGTACTCTTTCCTATAAGACTATCAAAGCAGAAACCCAAGAGGAAACTACAATAAAGAAGAGATATGACTTTATGATCTTTg CCTATCGTGAGCCTGATTATTCTTATCACATGGCTGTGCGCTTTACCACGAAATCGTGTGTAGGAAGATATAATGACCTGCTCTTTAGAGTGCTGAAGAAAATCCTGGATAATTTAATCTCTGATTTGTTGTGCCATGTCATAGAACCATCATATAAGTGCCATTCTGTTAAAATTCCGGAGGGCGACTTCGTGTATGAGCTATTCATAGCCTTTCAAG TGAATCCTTTTGCACCAGGCTGGAAAAGTGTGTGCAACAACTCTTCCGACTGTGAAGATGCCACTAACCGTAACATCCTCAAG TGGTCTGTAGTCCTGGTACATTCAGTCCTGATGCCGATGTCACCTGTCAGATCTGTGTTTCTGTCCATACCTACGGAGCTAAGTCTTGCCCATAAACTTCAAACCCAGAGATGA
- the Zpbp2 gene encoding zona pellucida-binding protein 2 isoform X4 — protein sequence MRAWALFSAVLWSLVGVGTQRSSLFSKKGFVYGTIEQPVKIYVKLHHNSPVLICMDINRANKEIVDPAYLWIGPNENTLQGNRQINITNTGKLVVKDFIESLSGLYTCTLSYKTIKAETQEETTIKKRYDFMIFVNPFAPGWKSVCNNSSDCEDATNRNILKARDRIEEFFRSQAYILHHHVNKTIPAMHFVDHSFQVVRIDNCRPGFGKNEGLHTNCASCCVVCSPGTFSPDADVTCQICVSVHTYGAKSCP from the exons ATGCGCGCGTGGGCCCTCTTCTCCGCGGTGCTCTGGTCTCTCGTAGGAG TTGGAACGCAACGTTCTTCCTTATTCAGTAAGAAAGGCTTTGTGTACGGCACGATAGAACAGCCAG tgaaaaTATACGTAAAGTTACATCATAATAGCCCTGTCCTTATTTGTATGGATATTAATCGTGCTAATAAAGAAATAGTGGACCCCGCCTACTTATGGATCGGGCCAAATGAAAACACATTACAag GGAATCGccaaataaatataacaaacacaggaaaactggTGGTGAAAGATTTTATAGAGTCATTATCTGGACTTTACACGTGTACTCTTTCCTATAAGACTATCAAAGCAGAAACCCAAGAGGAAACTACAATAAAGAAGAGATATGACTTTATGATCTTTg TGAATCCTTTTGCACCAGGCTGGAAAAGTGTGTGCAACAACTCTTCCGACTGTGAAGATGCCACTAACCGTAACATCCTCAAG GCAAGAGATCGGATAGAAGAGTTTTTCCGGAGCCAGGCATACATTTTGCACCATCACGTTAATAAAACTATACCAGCGATGCACTTTGTGGACCACAGTTTTCAAGTAGTGCGCATAGATAACTGTCGGCCAGGCTTTGGGAAGAACGAAGGTCTGCACACCAATTGTGCTAGCTGTTGCG TGGTCTGTAGTCCTGGTACATTCAGTCCTGATGCCGATGTCACCTGTCAGATCTGTGTTTCTGTCCATACCTACGGAGCTAAGTCTTGCCCATAA
- the Zpbp2 gene encoding zona pellucida-binding protein 2 isoform X2 has protein sequence MPPLFQILRLCNGGSHLAGWTSFWKALLSLVKIYVKLHHNSPVLICMDINRANKEIVDPAYLWIGPNENTLQGNRQINITNTGKLVVKDFIESLSGLYTCTLSYKTIKAETQEETTIKKRYDFMIFAYREPDYSYHMAVRFTTKSCVGRYNDLLFRVLKKILDNLISDLLCHVIEPSYKCHSVKIPEGDFVYELFIAFQVNPFAPGWKSVCNNSSDCEDATNRNILKARDRIEEFFRSQAYILHHHVNKTIPAMHFVDHSFQVVRIDNCRPGFGKNEGLHTNCASCCVVCSPGTFSPDADVTCQICVSVHTYGAKSCP, from the exons atgccaccTCTCTTCCAAATACTCCGGCTTTGTAATGGGGGAAGCCACTTAGCAGGGTGGACATCCTTCTGGAAGGCTCTTCTCTCCTTGG tgaaaaTATACGTAAAGTTACATCATAATAGCCCTGTCCTTATTTGTATGGATATTAATCGTGCTAATAAAGAAATAGTGGACCCCGCCTACTTATGGATCGGGCCAAATGAAAACACATTACAag GGAATCGccaaataaatataacaaacacaggaaaactggTGGTGAAAGATTTTATAGAGTCATTATCTGGACTTTACACGTGTACTCTTTCCTATAAGACTATCAAAGCAGAAACCCAAGAGGAAACTACAATAAAGAAGAGATATGACTTTATGATCTTTg CCTATCGTGAGCCTGATTATTCTTATCACATGGCTGTGCGCTTTACCACGAAATCGTGTGTAGGAAGATATAATGACCTGCTCTTTAGAGTGCTGAAGAAAATCCTGGATAATTTAATCTCTGATTTGTTGTGCCATGTCATAGAACCATCATATAAGTGCCATTCTGTTAAAATTCCGGAGGGCGACTTCGTGTATGAGCTATTCATAGCCTTTCAAG TGAATCCTTTTGCACCAGGCTGGAAAAGTGTGTGCAACAACTCTTCCGACTGTGAAGATGCCACTAACCGTAACATCCTCAAG GCAAGAGATCGGATAGAAGAGTTTTTCCGGAGCCAGGCATACATTTTGCACCATCACGTTAATAAAACTATACCAGCGATGCACTTTGTGGACCACAGTTTTCAAGTAGTGCGCATAGATAACTGTCGGCCAGGCTTTGGGAAGAACGAAGGTCTGCACACCAATTGTGCTAGCTGTTGCG TGGTCTGTAGTCCTGGTACATTCAGTCCTGATGCCGATGTCACCTGTCAGATCTGTGTTTCTGTCCATACCTACGGAGCTAAGTCTTGCCCATAA